In Pseudoclavibacter sp. Marseille-Q3772, the sequence ACCCCCTTGTCCTTGAGCTCCTCGATGAGCGCCAGGAGGTCGCGCGTCGACCGCGCGAGTCGGTCGGGGCTCTTGACACGCACCGTGTCTCCTTCGCGAACCCAGTCGATCATCGCGGTGAGCTGAGGTCGTTCACGCGTGGCACCCGAGACCTTCTCGGGGAACAGCTTGTCCACGTCACCGAGGGCCTCGACCTGACGATCGAGCTTCTGATCGGTCGCACTCACCCGTGCGTATCCCACTACCTGTCCAACCATCCCTAGACCCTCTCGACACACCTGTCTAACACTCGTCAAGTCTATCCCATTTGACAGTATGTCGGCGGATACATCACATGTCTAATGGGGTGTACCTCATCGGCACGGCATCCTTTCGATTCGATGGCACTCGGGCATCAAAAAACTTCACGATCAACCGTGTTTATGGGGGATCGTGCAATTACTTGGTGAGCTGCGACGCTCCTAAGATTCAGCGCAGGACTTCAACAGGAACCCAGCACGCGCTGGCGGATATGAAAGTCCACGGCACGCCGATCAAGGGAGTCGGCTGGAATCAGCACCTCCTCGTCCGCGTGACTAGCAAAGGCGTCATGACTGCCTACGGCGACTACTCGTACATCAAGTAGTCCTTTTCAGTAGCGCTAAGAATGGCCCAGCCTTGAGACACATCAGGGCTGGGCCGGTCACATCGGCGTCTATGCCGGCGGCGACAAGGTCGTCGATGCGGGCCGCTCCGCGCCCCCTCTATGTCGTGCTGTAGCCCGGGGCAGGGGGTGGGCAGCTCGGTGGGGGTTAGGTGTGGAGGCTGCCTGCGGCTTCGCGTTCATGCACGGACGGGCTCTCCAACTGGATGGTGGCGTGCTCGATCGCCACCGGGAAGTGTGTTCTGACGCAGAGGTGGACGTCTTCGAGGATCCGCAGCGCGTGGGCGGATTCGAAGCACTCCTCGCTGACCACGACGTGGGCCGAGATGACGGGCAGGTTACTGCCGATCGCGGAGGCATGCAGGTCGTGAACGTCCTGGACGTGATCCAGGGCGAGGATGTGCTCGCGAACTTGATCGAGATCGACCCCCTGGGGGGTGTACTCCATGAGGATGTGCACCGTCGCGCGCAGGATGCGGAACGCTCGGGGCACGATCAGCGCAGCGATGAACAGCCCTGCCAGAGCGTCGGCCTGCTGGAACCCGGTGAACTGGATGACCAGCGCGGCCGTGATGACGCCGAGCGATCCGAGGGCATCGTTGAGGACCTCGAGGAACGCGGCGCGCATGTTCAGGCTGGAGTTCTTCCCCCCGGCCAGGACGAAGATCGCAGCGATGTTCGCGATCAGCCCGATCACCCCGAAGGCGAGCAGCTCCCCGGAAGGGACCTCGGGGGGCTCGGTCAGCCGCGAGATGCCCTCGATGGCTGTATAGGCTCCCACCACGATCAAGAGGGTGGCCTGGGCCAGGGCGGCCAACACTTCGATGCGGGCGAATCCCCAGGTGCGTTGGCTGCTGGCCGGGCGCAGCATCATGGTTGCCGCGATCAGGGCCACCAGCAGCCCCGAGGCATCGACCAGCGCGTGTGCCGTGTCGGTGAGCAGAGCAAGGCTTCCGATGACGACACTGCCGAGGGCTTGCGCGAGCACGATGACAGACGTAATACCGAACGCGATCGCCAGGCGACCCCGGGCCGTTCCCGGTGAAGCATGGTGGTGGGAGTGCTCTTCCTCGCTCGCCATCACAGCTCCCCGTCCTCGAGCTCAGCGTGGTCACGGTGGGCTTTGAGGGAGAGCGACGCTCCGGAAGTGGCCAGCAACGTCTCCGCGGTCTCCAGCAGGTCCGTGAGCCGGGCCGGATCAGCCAGGGCGAACCAGGAGGCCCGTCCCTCAGTGCGCACGGTGACCAGCCCGCAGTCGCGCAGGCACGCCAGGTGCTTGCTCACGGTGGACTGCACCAGGTGCATGTGCTCTACGAGGTCACGGACCCGGTGCTCACCGGTCGAGAGGTGCTGAAGGAGGGCTAATCGAGTGGGCTCGGACAGGGCATGGAACAGCGCAGCATGGCCGTCCGCGACCTCGAACGGAGCGTTGTCCACCACCGGAATCATCGTCATA encodes:
- a CDS encoding cation diffusion facilitator family transporter, with the translated sequence MASEEEHSHHHASPGTARGRLAIAFGITSVIVLAQALGSVVIGSLALLTDTAHALVDASGLLVALIAATMMLRPASSQRTWGFARIEVLAALAQATLLIVVGAYTAIEGISRLTEPPEVPSGELLAFGVIGLIANIAAIFVLAGGKNSSLNMRAAFLEVLNDALGSLGVITAALVIQFTGFQQADALAGLFIAALIVPRAFRILRATVHILMEYTPQGVDLDQVREHILALDHVQDVHDLHASAIGSNLPVISAHVVVSEECFESAHALRILEDVHLCVRTHFPVAIEHATIQLESPSVHEREAAGSLHT
- a CDS encoding metalloregulator ArsR/SmtB family transcription factor, translating into MTMIPVVDNAPFEVADGHAALFHALSEPTRLALLQHLSTGEHRVRDLVEHMHLVQSTVSKHLACLRDCGLVTVRTEGRASWFALADPARLTDLLETAETLLATSGASLSLKAHRDHAELEDGEL